In one Oryzias latipes chromosome 13, ASM223467v1 genomic region, the following are encoded:
- the LOC105355531 gene encoding uncharacterized protein LOC105355531 has protein sequence MALRTFTAMIIEYFQETPLTLDLSQILHYASLSSVETRHTDLSSLALRESGPLLRGLQSLNNLSEMLLSTDSDIVLPGCQTFDDIRQEIEDMKQHLEESEQIAVGELQHLDEETESLTAEQSSLEEQKKRREGELGDLRLQLLSHRSSLQSYNEALKTEKDNLRSAETTLYNMRKKRDEAETMRNVGVAMMFIPIVGLIPGAVMTIVGQKDLDSASEQVDRARSEVGRCESQIMSYSNQVSHYEGLISQAQTDIQEANRRIHETGLKLQTLSVTRSTVADFQSKTRRAVHQLGLLCGVGSVAELQTRRLILLEPVLNVMEEMMAALGRMDRDDLLHSQKMESIMWDMRNNQRRLKDKIALCGDHSDEGYY, from the exons ATGGCCTTAAGGACGTTCACGGCGATGATAATCGAATACTTTCAAGAAACACCTTTGACCCTCGACCTTTCACAGATACTTCACTATGCCAG TCTGAGCTCTGTGGAGACACGGCACACAGACCTGAGCAGCCTGGCTCTGAGGGAGTCAGGACCTCTGCTGAGAGGTCTCCAATCCCTCAACAACCTGTCAGAGATGCTCCTCAGTACGGACTCTGACATCGTTCTTCCTGGATGTCAGACATTTGATGACATCAGACAAGAGATCGAGGACATGAAGCAGCACCTGGAAGAGTCAGAGCAGATAGCTGTTGGAGAACTGCAGCACCTCGATGAGGAGACTgagagtctgactgcagagcaAAGTTCTTTAGAGGAacagaagaagaggagagaagGTGAACTAGGAGACttgagactccagctgctctctcACAGGTCTTCTTTGCAGAGTTACAATGAAGCTCTGAAGACTGAGAAAGACAACCTGCGGTCTGCAGAAACAACTCTGTACAAcatgagaaagaaaagagatgaAGCAGAGACAATGAGAAATGTTGGAGTTGCCATGATGTTCATTCCAATTGTGGGATTGATTCCTG GGGCAGTCATGACTATTGTTGGTCAGAAGGATCTAGACTCAGCCTCTGAGCAGGTAGACCGAGCTCGCAGTGAGGTAGGGAGGTGTGAATCTCAGATAATGTCCTACTCCAACCAAGTGTCCCACTATGAGGGACTCATCTCTCAAGCTCAGACCGACATCCAAGAGGCCAACAGGAGGATTCATGAAACTGGGCTCAAACTGCAAACCTTGTCTGTGACGCGATCAACTGTTGCAGACTTTCAGAGTAAAACTAGAAGAGCTGTCCATCAACTGGGGCTGCTGTGTGGAGTGGGGAGTGTGGCAGAGCTGCAGACCCGCCGTCTGATCCTGCTGGAGCCTGTGTTGAACGTGATGGAGGAAATGATGGCAGCTCTGGGACGGATGGACAGAGACGACCTGCTGCACTCTCAGAAGATGGAAAGCATCATGTGGGACATGAGAAACAACCAAAGGAGGTTGAAGGATAAAATAGCTCTGTGTGGCGATCATTCAGATGAAGGTTATTACTGA